A single genomic interval of Bradyrhizobium sp. AZCC 1693 harbors:
- a CDS encoding nuclear transport factor 2 family protein, producing the protein MRSLVIGLIGLLSLVTSSAFAADAATQEANKKAVLEFYDAALNRKDFDAAAKFFGPHYIQHNPTAPDGIEGFKAFLGFLREKFPDSRSEIKRAFADGDYVILHVHSVREKGARGRAIVDIFRLANGKIVEHWDVVQDIPEKAANGNGMF; encoded by the coding sequence ATGCGATCTCTTGTTATCGGCCTGATCGGCCTGTTGTCGTTGGTCACATCTTCGGCGTTCGCTGCCGACGCGGCAACACAGGAAGCCAACAAGAAGGCCGTACTCGAATTCTACGATGCGGCGCTCAACCGGAAGGACTTTGACGCCGCCGCGAAGTTTTTCGGGCCGCACTACATCCAGCACAATCCGACGGCGCCGGACGGTATCGAAGGCTTCAAGGCCTTCCTCGGCTTCCTGCGTGAAAAGTTTCCAGACTCCCGCAGCGAGATCAAGCGCGCCTTCGCTGACGGCGACTACGTGATCCTGCACGTTCACAGCGTGCGCGAGAAGGGCGCGCGTGGCCGCGCCATCGTTGACATTTTCAGGCTCGCGAACGGCAAGATTGTCGAACACTGGGATGTCGTGCAGGACATTCCCGAGAAGGCCGCCAACGGCAACGGCATGTTCTAG
- a CDS encoding DUF6719 family protein yields the protein MTTKAARCLALPAGLALCLIATAAFAQAFSREQDIADLRLGQRVLVDDGSCPAGQIKEVQGSQMTTSGVLRTRKCIPRLGTKKR from the coding sequence ATGACGACAAAGGCTGCCCGATGCCTTGCCCTGCCCGCCGGCCTTGCCTTGTGCCTGATCGCAACGGCGGCCTTCGCGCAAGCGTTCTCACGCGAGCAAGACATTGCCGACCTGCGGCTCGGCCAGCGGGTCCTGGTCGACGATGGATCGTGCCCGGCCGGACAAATCAAGGAAGTCCAGGGCTCGCAGATGACGACTTCAGGCGTGCTACGCACCCGCAAGTGCATCCCACGGCTGGGAACGAAGAAGCGATAG
- a CDS encoding CreA family protein produces MTSKAIVKCDKKWRSLALVVLALTFWQAGPASAADEPDLIFRRSTVFKWLSPNDKLATYAVDDPEVDGVACHFTVPEKGGFKGWLGLAEEVSDISLACRQIGPIKFQHKLEQGDDMFRRRRSLFFKKMQIVRGCDAKRNVLVYMVYSDRLIEGSPKNSTSSVPIMPWGAADAAIQKCGEFFQ; encoded by the coding sequence ATGACATCCAAGGCCATCGTTAAGTGTGACAAGAAGTGGAGAAGTCTGGCCTTGGTGGTGTTGGCGCTGACGTTCTGGCAGGCAGGCCCGGCGTCGGCCGCGGATGAACCCGACCTGATTTTTCGCCGTTCGACCGTGTTCAAGTGGCTGAGCCCCAACGATAAGCTCGCGACCTATGCCGTCGACGACCCCGAAGTCGACGGGGTGGCCTGTCACTTCACGGTGCCGGAGAAGGGCGGCTTCAAGGGCTGGCTTGGCCTTGCCGAGGAGGTCTCGGATATTTCGCTGGCGTGCCGTCAGATCGGCCCCATCAAGTTCCAGCATAAGCTCGAGCAGGGCGACGACATGTTCCGGCGGCGCCGGTCGCTGTTCTTCAAGAAGATGCAGATCGTTCGCGGCTGCGATGCCAAACGCAACGTGCTGGTTTACATGGTCTATTCGGACAGGCTGATCGAGGGTTCCCCCAAAAACTCGACGTCCTCGGTGCCGATTATGCCCTGGGGGGCCGCCGACGCCGCGATTCAGAAATGCGGTGAATTCTTTCAGTAG